Below is a window of Komagataella phaffii GS115 chromosome 1, complete sequence DNA.
ATAGTGATCATTCAAGATGGCAGTTTTTAAAGCCCCAGATTATAAATGTGATAGACCGGAGCTTGAGTAAAAgttctgaaaagaaagtgaatGTCTTAACGCCGCAGTTTCTTGAGAACATTTCCAATGTACACCACGACGATTACATCGTGAGCCAAGAACCGTTAGACACAGATGATGATGTAACAtatgaaatcaaagaactaATAAATACAAGGATAAGACCGGCAATTCAGGATGATGGAGGTGATGTGCAATTCCGTAGATTTGATCCTGATGCGGGGATTGTCTACATCAAGTTGAAGGGAGCTTGCAAGTCATGTTCTCTAAGCGAGGACACTCTAAAGCATGGAATTGAGTCAATGTTGCAACACTACGTGgaagaagtcaaagaaGTGAAGGCTATTTTGGATcctgaagaagagatcaGCCTGAAGGAATTTgagaagttggagaagaaactaaTGAGCCGCAGTACTGTGTAAGTTGTAGCTCCACACAACATACCTATAATATTATACCTTACTTTACTCAGCCACATATTTATCTATTCTCTTCGCTAGCCTTGTGTCCAATTCAGTAATACCATTCTCATCGTGAGTGGTTAAGTAAATATCGACATCAGTGTAGCAGTTGATGATCTTCGGGTGATGTTTCATCAAATGTGATCGCATAGCCAATTTAGTGAGAAACCCCCACGTATCTTCGAatgattgaaatttgagTGTCCTGTGAAGTTGGTTGTCAATAATTTTCCATTTCGGAAGAGCTTGGGGGAGGGTTCTAAGTTGAGATGGAGTTAGTTTCATGTTGTGAGGTTACTTTCATAAAAACATGAGAGTTTAGCTTATGTCAGCCTACATCATTTAAGTTACAGTCTGCACGTCTCCAGCAGAACCTGACATGCGGTACCTGTCCTCTGGTGCAATCAACAGGCTTAATGTCAAGACCTAATTTGTCAGCAGGTTCTTTAATAACGAATGCCGATTCGTAAAGTACATTATCTACTAGTACCTCGCCAAAGACCTTGCGAGCTTCTGCCATGAGAGCTATTCTTCCACCCTCGATCCTTCTAACTACTTCTCTTTCCTTCACATTATCAAAAATATCCTTCTAAACTTTGTTTGATAAATGGCTTCGGCTATATACATCCTTGATATATGGCACAACCTGCTGATATCAAGGAAATACAAACAGGACTTAGACGACTCATTGATATTGTCGAACTATGTCtctcaaaaaaaatctcaacctatttttcattatcaaGGTTGCAACTACATTTCCTACCAAGCAGATGATATCATCATATTGATGGTCTCTTTCTCAAACATTAATTGCGTTTCCAATCTGTATTTTTGCCACCAGTTTGCCAATGCGTTAAAGGAATATTTGGATGGTCGACCGCTGGACGATTCCAGTATTAGAGAGAATTTCGTACTTGTGTACCAGTTGTTTGACGAAACTTTCGATTTTGGAATACCGCAACTTACCGATTTTAATATACTGCGTGAATATATCAAGCTTTCAGATCAAGATTCTGACTCGGAAacatcaaatattgattcaAAATCGAAATCTTCCCAAAAAATTGACACCACAAAttcaaacttgttgaaCACCAGTATCTCCAGAACTGCTACTACCAATTTATCTTGGAGGCCAAAAGGCATATTCTATCCCAAGAACGAGTTTTTTGTTAATTTGGTTGAATCACTGAATTTGCTTTATCTTCTAGAGACTAAGAAGCTTCAACGAAACTTTATCAGTGGCCAAGTGACTTGCCAATGTTACCTTAGCGGAATGCCCCGTTTGATTATTGCCCTGAACGTAGCTAAGGATGACAGTTTGTTTGACAATGTTAACTACCA
It encodes the following:
- a CDS encoding pterin-4-alpha-carbinolamine dehydratase, which translates into the protein MKLTPSQLRTLPQALPKWKIIDNQLHRTLKFQSFEDTWGFLTKLAMRSHLMKHHPKIINCYTDVDIYLTTHDENGITELDTRLAKRIDKYVAE
- a CDS encoding Protein involved in iron metabolism in mitochondria — its product is MKTFNAMYSNRFASQFRRLLSIQTASTPNDNALKFITKGVRLLPPHIQKSTIEIDDLASATEKSPLALQLFKVPGVKSILIGDDFITVNKVDEKLSNSDHSRWQFLKPQIINVIDRSLSKSSEKKVNVLTPQFLENISNVHHDDYIVSQEPLDTDDDVTYEIKELINTRIRPAIQDDGGDVQFRRFDPDAGIVYIKLKGACKSCSLSEDTLKHGIESMLQHYVEEVKEVKAILDPEEEISLKEFEKLEKKLMSRSTV